In the genome of Notamacropus eugenii isolate mMacEug1 chromosome 5, mMacEug1.pri_v2, whole genome shotgun sequence, one region contains:
- the PJVK gene encoding pejvakin isoform X1: MFAAATKSFVKQVGDGGRLVPVPSLSEADKYQPLSLVVKKKRCFLLQRAKFTSTPFTLNDILLGDREISAGKETETKKDKVTCHSLLATAGISSYQLLNYEDKSDVSLYGRRGNHMVNDVGINVAGSDSIAVKASFGVVTKHEVEVTTLLKELTTRKINFDHCLIRQSRSSRKAVLCVVMESIRTTRQCSLSVHAGMRGEAVRFHIIDEQNPKGRDKAIVFPAHTTIAFSVFELFIYLDGAFDLCVTSVSKGGFEREETTTFAILYRLRNILFERNRRVMDAIARSELYMDDLFSDYYYDKPLSMTDFSLREGTHVRVNLLNHNIPKGPCVLCGMGNYKRETVYGCFECSFNGQKYVRLHAVPCFDVWHKRMK, encoded by the exons ATGTTTGCTGCTGCTACCAAGAGCTTTGTTAAGCAAGTTGGAGATGGAGGGAGATTAGTTCCGGTTCCAAGCCTCAGTGAAGCTGACAAATATCAACCTTTGAGCCTTgtggttaaaaagaaaagatgcttTTTGTTACAGAGAGCTAAATTTACCTCAACACCTTTCACACTGAATGATATTCTCCTAGGAGACAGAGAAATTTCAGCTG gtaaggaaactgagactaaaaaggataaagtgacttgtcatTCCTTACTAgccacagctg GTATCTCATCCTACCAATTACTGAATTATGAAGATAAATCAGATGTTTCCCTCTATGGAAGACGAGGAAATCATATGGTGAATGATGTTGGGATTAATGTTGCTGGATCAGATTCTATTGCAGTAAAAGCTTCATTTGGTGTGGTAACTAAGCATGAAGTGGAAGTAACAACATTGCTTAAGGAACTTACTACTAG aaaaattaactTTGATCACTGCCTAATCCGTCAATCAAGGAGTAGTAGAAAGGCAGTATTGTGTGTGGTCATGGAAAGTATTAGAACAACACGCCAGTGTTCATTATCTGTGCATGCTGGAATGCGTGGGGAAGCAGTGAGG ttTCACATTATTGATGAACAAAACCCAAAGGGAAGAGACAAAGCTATTGTTTTTCCAGCACACACAACCATAGCTTTTAGTGTTTTtgaacttttcatttatttggatGGTGCCTTTG acCTTTGTGTCACTTCTGTGTCAAAAGGAGGatttgagagagaagaaacaacaaCATTTGCAATACTCTACAGATTAAGAAATATTCTGTTTGAGCGAA ATAGAAGAGTAATGGATGCCATTGCTCGTTCTGAACTTTACATGGATGACCTTTTCTCAGATTACTACTATGATAAACCCCTCAGTATGACTGACTTCTCTCTTAGAGAAGGCACTCATGTCCGAGTTAATTTGCTCAATCACAATATTCCAAAAGGGCCCTGTGTCCTCTGTGGAATGGGGAACTATAAGAGGGAAACTGTTTATGGATGTTTTGAGTGCTCTTTCAATGGACAAAAGTATGTAAGACTTCATGCTGTGCCCTGCTTTGACGTTTGGCacaagagaatgaaataa
- the PJVK gene encoding pejvakin isoform X2 → MFAAATKSFVKQVGDGGRLVPVPSLSEADKYQPLSLVVKKKRCFLLQRAKFTSTPFTLNDILLGDREISAGISSYQLLNYEDKSDVSLYGRRGNHMVNDVGINVAGSDSIAVKASFGVVTKHEVEVTTLLKELTTRKINFDHCLIRQSRSSRKAVLCVVMESIRTTRQCSLSVHAGMRGEAVRFHIIDEQNPKGRDKAIVFPAHTTIAFSVFELFIYLDGAFDLCVTSVSKGGFEREETTTFAILYRLRNILFERNRRVMDAIARSELYMDDLFSDYYYDKPLSMTDFSLREGTHVRVNLLNHNIPKGPCVLCGMGNYKRETVYGCFECSFNGQKYVRLHAVPCFDVWHKRMK, encoded by the exons ATGTTTGCTGCTGCTACCAAGAGCTTTGTTAAGCAAGTTGGAGATGGAGGGAGATTAGTTCCGGTTCCAAGCCTCAGTGAAGCTGACAAATATCAACCTTTGAGCCTTgtggttaaaaagaaaagatgcttTTTGTTACAGAGAGCTAAATTTACCTCAACACCTTTCACACTGAATGATATTCTCCTAGGAGACAGAGAAATTTCAGCTG GTATCTCATCCTACCAATTACTGAATTATGAAGATAAATCAGATGTTTCCCTCTATGGAAGACGAGGAAATCATATGGTGAATGATGTTGGGATTAATGTTGCTGGATCAGATTCTATTGCAGTAAAAGCTTCATTTGGTGTGGTAACTAAGCATGAAGTGGAAGTAACAACATTGCTTAAGGAACTTACTACTAG aaaaattaactTTGATCACTGCCTAATCCGTCAATCAAGGAGTAGTAGAAAGGCAGTATTGTGTGTGGTCATGGAAAGTATTAGAACAACACGCCAGTGTTCATTATCTGTGCATGCTGGAATGCGTGGGGAAGCAGTGAGG ttTCACATTATTGATGAACAAAACCCAAAGGGAAGAGACAAAGCTATTGTTTTTCCAGCACACACAACCATAGCTTTTAGTGTTTTtgaacttttcatttatttggatGGTGCCTTTG acCTTTGTGTCACTTCTGTGTCAAAAGGAGGatttgagagagaagaaacaacaaCATTTGCAATACTCTACAGATTAAGAAATATTCTGTTTGAGCGAA ATAGAAGAGTAATGGATGCCATTGCTCGTTCTGAACTTTACATGGATGACCTTTTCTCAGATTACTACTATGATAAACCCCTCAGTATGACTGACTTCTCTCTTAGAGAAGGCACTCATGTCCGAGTTAATTTGCTCAATCACAATATTCCAAAAGGGCCCTGTGTCCTCTGTGGAATGGGGAACTATAAGAGGGAAACTGTTTATGGATGTTTTGAGTGCTCTTTCAATGGACAAAAGTATGTAAGACTTCATGCTGTGCCCTGCTTTGACGTTTGGCacaagagaatgaaataa
- the PJVK gene encoding pejvakin isoform X3, translated as MVNDVGINVAGSDSIAVKASFGVVTKHEVEVTTLLKELTTRKINFDHCLIRQSRSSRKAVLCVVMESIRTTRQCSLSVHAGMRGEAVRFHIIDEQNPKGRDKAIVFPAHTTIAFSVFELFIYLDGAFDLCVTSVSKGGFEREETTTFAILYRLRNILFERNRRVMDAIARSELYMDDLFSDYYYDKPLSMTDFSLREGTHVRVNLLNHNIPKGPCVLCGMGNYKRETVYGCFECSFNGQKYVRLHAVPCFDVWHKRMK; from the exons ATGGTGAATGATGTTGGGATTAATGTTGCTGGATCAGATTCTATTGCAGTAAAAGCTTCATTTGGTGTGGTAACTAAGCATGAAGTGGAAGTAACAACATTGCTTAAGGAACTTACTACTAG aaaaattaactTTGATCACTGCCTAATCCGTCAATCAAGGAGTAGTAGAAAGGCAGTATTGTGTGTGGTCATGGAAAGTATTAGAACAACACGCCAGTGTTCATTATCTGTGCATGCTGGAATGCGTGGGGAAGCAGTGAGG ttTCACATTATTGATGAACAAAACCCAAAGGGAAGAGACAAAGCTATTGTTTTTCCAGCACACACAACCATAGCTTTTAGTGTTTTtgaacttttcatttatttggatGGTGCCTTTG acCTTTGTGTCACTTCTGTGTCAAAAGGAGGatttgagagagaagaaacaacaaCATTTGCAATACTCTACAGATTAAGAAATATTCTGTTTGAGCGAA ATAGAAGAGTAATGGATGCCATTGCTCGTTCTGAACTTTACATGGATGACCTTTTCTCAGATTACTACTATGATAAACCCCTCAGTATGACTGACTTCTCTCTTAGAGAAGGCACTCATGTCCGAGTTAATTTGCTCAATCACAATATTCCAAAAGGGCCCTGTGTCCTCTGTGGAATGGGGAACTATAAGAGGGAAACTGTTTATGGATGTTTTGAGTGCTCTTTCAATGGACAAAAGTATGTAAGACTTCATGCTGTGCCCTGCTTTGACGTTTGGCacaagagaatgaaataa